A genomic stretch from Candidatus Neomarinimicrobiota bacterium includes:
- the add gene encoding adenosine deaminase: MVNFTKIPKIELHLHLEGAIPLDTLWQLINKYDPVLSKTLTLESLNSKFQYTNFHHFLQLWSWKNTFIREPDDFTHIAQAVARQLKHQNIIYAEAFFSPPDFAHTGLDVSLISQSIRQGLAMVDGIHVNLIADLVRGSDTAMAGLMLDQVLELKNEGVIGIGLGGDEAKHPPGLYKGIYTKAKHHDLHTTVHAGEALGPTSIWEALTELHPDRIGHGIRAVEDPKLLAYLKDHRIPLEICPFSNIRTALYPHYSDHPVRTLYDLGIPISINSDDPVLFQTSLAAEFQGLREIHRFTDLEILQLLLDATDQSFADDIQKLSLKKQIFSHPQWSSLPENDKLRSTSFT, translated from the coding sequence ATGGTCAATTTTACGAAGATACCCAAGATCGAACTCCACCTTCACCTGGAAGGAGCCATTCCGCTGGATACACTCTGGCAACTCATCAATAAATATGATCCAGTTTTAAGTAAAACACTTACCCTTGAATCATTAAACTCAAAGTTTCAATACACAAACTTTCATCACTTCCTGCAGTTGTGGTCCTGGAAGAATACTTTTATCCGAGAACCTGACGATTTCACTCATATTGCCCAGGCTGTTGCCCGGCAACTAAAGCATCAAAATATTATTTACGCGGAAGCATTTTTCTCTCCTCCTGATTTTGCTCATACTGGTTTGGACGTTTCGTTAATCAGCCAATCCATTCGTCAAGGTTTAGCAATGGTTGATGGCATCCATGTCAATCTCATTGCTGATCTCGTTCGGGGAAGTGACACCGCCATGGCTGGCTTGATGCTTGATCAGGTGTTAGAGTTGAAAAACGAGGGTGTCATTGGTATAGGCCTTGGTGGTGATGAAGCAAAACATCCTCCCGGTCTATACAAAGGTATTTATACCAAAGCTAAACATCATGATCTACACACCACAGTCCACGCTGGTGAAGCCCTTGGACCGACCAGCATTTGGGAAGCTTTGACTGAATTACATCCCGATCGTATTGGCCATGGTATCAGAGCAGTAGAGGATCCAAAACTTCTCGCCTACTTAAAAGACCACCGCATACCACTGGAAATCTGCCCCTTCTCCAATATTCGAACAGCTCTTTATCCCCATTATAGTGACCATCCCGTTCGTACACTCTACGATCTTGGCATCCCCATCTCTATCAATTCTGATGATCCTGTTCTATTTCAAACATCCCTTGCAGCCGAATTTCAGGGACTTCGAGAGATCCACCGATTCACGGATCTGGAAATTCTACAGCTATTGCTTGATGCAACAGACCAAAGTTTTGCTGATGATATCCAAAAGCTCTCCTTGAAAAAGCAGATTTTTAGTCACCCCCAGTGGTCTTCCCTGCCTGAAAATGACAAGCTCCGATCAACAAGCTTTACATGA